GTTCAAAGAACAACTCAAAAGCTCTCAGTCGCTGAGGAATACCTTTAGAATAATCCAGACGGTCTATAGACAGGATAAGCTTCTGATCTCCTAAAGAAATACGATAGTGCACTTCGCGCTCCAGCGCTTCAGGTGAGGCTGCGGCTTCTGCATATTTGTCATAATCAATTCCCATAGGGAAAGAGTCTACCATCACCGTACGATTGCCTACTACCACCTGCCCCTGGGTATTGCTCAGACCTGCCAGCCTGCTCACCGAACTCAGGAAGTGACGCATATCATCATAGGTATGGAATCCGATTAAGTCGGCACCCAATACACCATTTAAAATTTCGCGACGCCAGGGTAGCAGTCGGAATATCTCGTAAGAAGGAAAAGGTATATGCAGAAAAAAACCAATGCTGGCATCGGGAAAGCGCTCACGTAGCATGCCCGGCACTAACATTAGCTGATAATCGTGAATCCATAGGGTATCGTCAGGATCACATTTTTTGGCAATCTCATCCGCAAACTTACGATTTACACGTTTGTAAGCCTCCCACAGCTTAGGATCGTAAATAGCATATTGGATAAAATAGTGGAAATTAGGCCAGAGGGTTTCATTACTGAAGCCTTCATAAAAATCTTTGATGTCGTCTTCGGTAAGGAAGACGGGTATCATACTTTCTTTGGCAATAGCCTCTGTAATCTCGGCTTTTTCGTCTTTGCGGGTAGACACCAGTCCGGGCCAACCTATCCAAAGATTGTTTCCTTCTTTGTAGATAGAGCCTAAGCCGGTGGCTAATCCTCCGGCACTGGTATGGTATTCTAGTTGTTTTTTCTCATTTCTCTGAATTTTAATCGGCAAGCGATTAGAAACAATTATGGTTTTTGCCATGAGTTGCAGCTTGTTAGGTCAATAGTATATAAAAATTGCGAATCGTATCACTGATAAAAATAGGCATTAAGTTCTGCTACAAGAGGCAATGAAGTATTAATGCTTAAACTTAAAACTCCTCAACCTGATTTCTGTTAACTTTCTTTTGGTGTCCAAAGGAAAATCACCTCTCATCATCCAATCGTAATAAGCAGGTTCGGATTGCAGTACATCCAAGATAGGGCGATTCTTAAATTTACCAAAATTAAATACTTCTACCCCCTGATCATTCATGACAAAGCGACCAGCCAGATCTACCATTTTAGTGCTGGAGATATCGTGCAAAGACTTTACGTTATCCTGTATAATACCTACCTGATTTCCTTTGGCATCTACGACGGGTTTATTCAGATAACGTTCTACCTGAGCGAATAGCACTTCCATAGATGCTCGAGTGTCTGCTTCGGCACTGTGTGCATCTTCCAATGACTTTTTGCAATAAAACTCATAAGCAGCGGCAAGTGTCCTTTTCTCCATCAGATGGAAGATCTTTTGTGAATCTACCAGCTTACGGTTGCTAACATCAAATTCAATGTTTTCTCTCAAAAACTCTTCTACCAGCAGGGGAACATCAAAGCGAATTATATTGAATCCCGAAAGGTCGCAGCCCTCTAAAAATTTTGCCAGCTCTTTTGCCACCGACTTAAAAGGTGGCAGGTCTTTTACATCCTCATCATAAATGCCGTGGATCATGCTAGACTCAGCTGGTATCGGCATCTGCGGATTAACACGAACGTTCTTTTCTTCTGATTCACCATTCGGCAGTATCTTAATAATATGAATTTCAATAATTCGGTCGTTAGATACATTGGTACCGGTAGTCTCCAGGTCAAAAAATGCCAGCGGGTTCTTCAGCTTTAATTTCATAAGATTATTACTATCCTCTTTTAAGATTTATTTTCTATGATAGACTGCCCAAAGGCATTAAGGTCTAGACCTCCGTAGTTTCCGGAGCTCATGAGCAGTAGGTTTTTGTTGTTCCACTTCTGGCTCAGTAAAAACTCCTGAAGGCTTTGGCTATCAGTAAACACTTTAATGTCTTTTCTATTAAACGCTTCCTGTATTAGCTCGTCGGTAAGAGGCTCCAGCTTTTTATGGCGCGATACTTCCGGATTATGGTATACCACACCCAGGTCGGCATCTGAAAGGGTATCCTGGTACTGTCCTATAAACTCTTTATTCAAGCTGCTAAAGGTGTGCAGTTCCATACAGGCCACCAGCTCACGTTTAGGGTACTGCTGCTTTACTGCTTTAGTTGTGGCCTGTAGTTTTGATGGTGCATGGGCAAAATCTTTATACACCGAAGTAGTCTCGTCAGAAGCTATTAGTTCCAGTCGCTTGCTAGCCCCGGTAAAGCTGGGTATAGCCTGGTAAAAATCGCTTTTTTGAACTCCTATACGCATACAAACCTCCAGTGCGCCACTAATATTTTGCATATTATGATACCCAAAAAGTTGTATAGCCAGTTCTCCATCGTCGGTTTTCAGATAGGTAACCCCATCTTTTACTTTATGAGGGTGAGCTTTATATTCTATTCGGTTTACATCGGCTCTTTCTTTTCTACCAATCATGGTTGCCAGATCATCTTCTTCGCAATAAACCAGCGAACCAGCTTTGGGTGAGGCATCTGCAAAGAGCTCAAACTGACGTACATAATCATCCAGTGTGGGAAATACGTTGTAGTGGTCCCAGGCAATACCGCTGATCAGGCCAATGTGATGCTGGTATTTCAGGCACTTAGGAGAAAGGTCCAGAGGAGAGGTCAGATACTCGTCTCCCTCTATCACGATAATTGGTGCGTCACTCAGGCTTACCAACCCATCAACGGTAGCCGTTCTGGCTCCTAGTACATAGTCAAACTCACGCCCCAGATGCTGTAGCACGTGCAGTATAATAGATGTGATTGTCGTTTTACCATGGCTACCCGCTATTACAATACGCTGCTTGTCTTTGCTTTGCTCGTAAATGTATTCAGGGTAAGAGTACACCTTCAGCCCCATTTCCTGGGCTTTTTTTAGCTCAGGGTTATCAGGTCGGGCATGCATACCCAACACAATAGCATCCAGATCTTCAGTTATTTTTTCAGGAAACCAGCCAAACTGCTCGGGAAGAATGCCCTGCGCCTCTAATGCTGACTTTGCCGGATCATAAATTTCGTCATCAGATCCGCTAACTACTATACCTTTTTTGGCCAGATGCAACGCTAAATCGTGCATAACACTACCACCAATGGCGATAAAATGTACCCGGGAAATGTTGTTCTGCATAAAATTAATATTGATTATACCTCCTCAATTCCTAATTAGTGTTTCAAAATTAAGACAAAAACCCTTAGCGACAAATCACTGATTGGGTTTAGGATAGCATAATACGGTAAATAAGTCTAAGTGAGAAATGTAAGCTTTAGATTCAGGAATGATTATTTTTTTATTAAAATAGACCCATAAATTTCCGACGTACTGTAAGAAGTTATGCCGGATACTATTGCGGCTAGATAGCAGGGCACTTAGCGCAGGCACTATTTTTTGTAAAGAGAAGCGGTATATTTAGTCTACCTGCAACTGCTGCAACCGTATAAATAAATAAGCCATTTGCTCAGGAGTGCGACTGGCTGATAGTAGAAGAATTTTCCTTTTTATCATTGTAACATAATATTTATGTACCAGCTTAAAAGAATTTTGGTGTGTGTTGACCTCAGCGCTATGGATGAAGATGTCATCCGCTATGCCGCAGAGATGGCTAAGATCACTGAGGCCGACAGCGTTTATTTTTTACATGCCGCCAAAGACCTCAACCTACCCGAAGAACTTGCAGACAAATATCAGGACGTACTGGCACCTGTAGACGAAACGCTGAAACATCAGGTGCAGGATACGGTAGATAAATACTTCAGTAAGCAAAACGGAACCGATATTGAAATAGATATTCTGGAAGGCAAACCTACCGATACGGTACTTAAATTTGCCAAAAGAAAAAACGTAGACCTGATTGTATTAGGTAAACATACCAGCAAAGGCAAACCAAAAATAAATCAGGGCAAAATAGCTGAGCTTAGCCACTGCTCTGTACTTTTTGTGCCTAAAGGTGCGGATATTCAGGTACATAGTATTATGGTAGCCGCTGACTTCTCGGATAATGCCAAGCGGGCTATGGAGCAGGCAATTCATATCAAAGAAAAGAAGAAGGACGTTACCATTTACAGTCACCATGTGTATACGGTACCTCACGGCTACCACAAAACCGGAAAAAGCTACGAGGAGTTTGCAGAGATTATGAAAGGACATGCAGAAAACGACTCTCATAAGTTCTTTAAAAAGCATGAGTTAGATGAGAATGTTTGCGAAACGCACTATACCCTAAGCGAAGATGATAAAATCCATGATGAGCTAAATGACTTTGCGGTAGACAAAAACGCAGATATGATTATGATTGGTTCTCAGGGAAGAACAGCCGCGGCTTCTATACTTCTGGGTAGCGTAGCTGAGCAGATTTTGCATTACGAAAACAATATCCCTGTTTTTATCGTCAAGAAGAAGAACGATAATATGAGCTTTTTTGAAGCCTTGCTCAAGATTTAGGCATAGCGCAAACAACTTACAACTGCTGTAGTTGAATACTTAAATTTTGAGCTAAGCCTTATTTTTTAACTTCATGCTTACAGCAGTTCTTATAGGTTATTTTCTAGCCTTAATATGTGCCATTTTTTATAAGCAGCAACCCAAAATAATAGGATATGTATCTGCTGCCGGGGTAGCCTGCCTGGCAGTCTATTTCTTTTCATTCTGGGGAAAAATACATGAGCAGTCCGCGCTGGATTTTTCATATGCCTGGGTACCTAGCCTGGACCTCAACCTTAGTTTTTATCTAGACGGATTAAGCCTGTTTTTCACGCTGCTTATCACTGTTTTTGGGGCACTTATCTTACTTTACAGCACCGCCTATATGGAAGGCGAGGCCCATGCCAACCGCTTTTTTGCCTATATGCTCACCTTTATGGCATCTATGTTGGGGCTGGTGCTTTCCGGTAATTTAATTCAGCTGTATATTTTCTGGGAGCTAACCAGTATCAGTTCTTTTCTGCTCATCAGCTATAAACATGAAGACGCTGAAGCCCAAAGCTCTGCAATGCAGGCTCTTCTGGTAACCGCTGGTGGAGGGCTTGCACTGCTCGCCGGCCTTATTCTCATAGGGGTATCGGCAGAATCATTTAGTATAGCCGATGTACTTAGTACTGACTTACAGCAGAGTCCCTATATTACTGCTATCATACTACTGGTACT
This window of the Porifericola rhodea genome carries:
- a CDS encoding 3'-5' exonuclease; translation: MKLKLKNPLAFFDLETTGTNVSNDRIIEIHIIKILPNGESEEKNVRVNPQMPIPAESSMIHGIYDEDVKDLPPFKSVAKELAKFLEGCDLSGFNIIRFDVPLLVEEFLRENIEFDVSNRKLVDSQKIFHLMEKRTLAAAYEFYCKKSLEDAHSAEADTRASMEVLFAQVERYLNKPVVDAKGNQVGIIQDNVKSLHDISSTKMVDLAGRFVMNDQGVEVFNFGKFKNRPILDVLQSEPAYYDWMMRGDFPLDTKRKLTEIRLRSFKFKH
- a CDS encoding UDP-N-acetylmuramate--L-alanine ligase, yielding MQNNISRVHFIAIGGSVMHDLALHLAKKGIVVSGSDDEIYDPAKSALEAQGILPEQFGWFPEKITEDLDAIVLGMHARPDNPELKKAQEMGLKVYSYPEYIYEQSKDKQRIVIAGSHGKTTITSIILHVLQHLGREFDYVLGARTATVDGLVSLSDAPIIVIEGDEYLTSPLDLSPKCLKYQHHIGLISGIAWDHYNVFPTLDDYVRQFELFADASPKAGSLVYCEEDDLATMIGRKERADVNRIEYKAHPHKVKDGVTYLKTDDGELAIQLFGYHNMQNISGALEVCMRIGVQKSDFYQAIPSFTGASKRLELIASDETTSVYKDFAHAPSKLQATTKAVKQQYPKRELVACMELHTFSSLNKEFIGQYQDTLSDADLGVVYHNPEVSRHKKLEPLTDELIQEAFNRKDIKVFTDSQSLQEFLLSQKWNNKNLLLMSSGNYGGLDLNAFGQSIIENKS
- a CDS encoding universal stress protein, with amino-acid sequence MYQLKRILVCVDLSAMDEDVIRYAAEMAKITEADSVYFLHAAKDLNLPEELADKYQDVLAPVDETLKHQVQDTVDKYFSKQNGTDIEIDILEGKPTDTVLKFAKRKNVDLIVLGKHTSKGKPKINQGKIAELSHCSVLFVPKGADIQVHSIMVAADFSDNAKRAMEQAIHIKEKKKDVTIYSHHVYTVPHGYHKTGKSYEEFAEIMKGHAENDSHKFFKKHELDENVCETHYTLSEDDKIHDELNDFAVDKNADMIMIGSQGRTAAASILLGSVAEQILHYENNIPVFIVKKKNDNMSFFEALLKI